The DNA window AGAAGATCGGCGAGCTGGTGGCCGGCGCCCGCGCCCTGGGCGAGGGGCAGTTCCCCTTCCCCACCGCGCTGGAGGAGAcccccgcgccgccccccgCGCCCGCCATGGACCCCCCGGCCGAAGACATGCTGGTGGCCATCCGGCGCGGCGTGCGCCTGCGCAGGACCGTCACCAACGACAGGTCGGCCCCGCGGATATCGTGATGGCGCCCGCGGGGACGCGGCGGCGGCGCACAGCGGGGCACACAGGGATGGGAGCCCcacggggggcacggggacctCCCGGCCACAGCAGGGCACGGCGCCCCCTCAGCCCCATCCTCACGCTCGTCACCGCCTCCGTtggtcccttcccttccccgcctcgtttttcttcccttcctcacgTTTTTGGGTTCCTTTCGTTAATTCCGTAGTGCGCTCCCGTCTCGCGCCCGTGTCTTGCGCTCTCCTGTTCCTGCTCCATCTCCCCGTccagctccctccccatctctccacgttcctctccatctccctttctccctccccatgcccccctccatctctctccccatctctCACTCCGTCTCCATCTCCCTCTCCATCTCCCCATCTCCCCCTCCATCTCCATCTCTCCATTTCTCTccatctcccctcctccctctccatctccccacgtccccctccatctcctgctccatctctccatctttctctctccatttatCTCCAtctccccgtgtccccctccatctccctccccatctccccctTCCTCGGTCcattctgctccctgctccctcctcttcctctcccaacttttctccctccctccccctgccccccccttcctcctcctctccctttcccccccgcccccccagcGCAGGACCCatccgtccccgtccccgtccccgtcccgcgGGGGGCGAcgccagccccggggcagcgcagcccggccccggccccccctgTACATAGCTCGCCCCCGCCTAGGAGTAACCTCGTAGCCACCGCCCGGCCCCGTCCCCCGCCGTGACCCCACGCGCTGATGACAAGTGACAAACCGGggttgggggcggggggggcctTCTCATTTTGTACAGAGAGCAAAAATTCcttggaaaagagagaaaaaaaaaaatgtctttcgACTGAAGTAACTTTTCTGGTGCTGTTGTTAACCCGCTccttgactttctttttttttaatttatttcccccccGTGCTCCCGCCTCCgcttcccccccgccccccggccacgattctttcttttcccccctcttttttttttttttcttaaaaaaagaaaagtttttaattttattttattatttttttggtggtaacgtccccccccaccccgagcCCTTGATTTAAATAGTCACTGCTACGAGTAACGAATGCACTGTGAAGATTCCAGTATTAATAAAGGTTGTACTGTAATTAGCCCCGTCTGCGCCTCCCTTGGAACCGGGGGGGCCTGGCCCTGTCCCCCCCCAAggtttggggtgctgggggggtggggggtgatGTCACCCGTGTGGGGTGACGttgctgctccctccccacccctcccagGGCGTCCCCGGCACCACCCCGACAATTACGGGGCCGTTTCCCAAGGGTTTGGGGGCGGCCGCCCTGCCCCAACGCGTGGTGGTGACAGCGGCGCCGTGGGGCGGCCGTGGGGCGGCCGTGGGGCAGGAGGGCGGCATGGAGGGGCCCGGAGCCCAGCACGTGCTGGTGACCGGCTGTGACNNNNNNNNNNNNNNNNNNNNNNNNNNNNNNNNNNNNNNNNNNNNNNNNNNNNNNNNNNNNNNNNNNNNNNNNNNNNNNNNNNNNNNNNNNNNNNNNNNNNGTGGTGCTGGAGATGGTGGAGAAGATGGATGTGGCGGTGGTGGGGATGGTATTGCTGGTGGAAGTGGGGATGGTGTCGGTGGAGGTGGTAGGGAtggtggaggaggtggtggcaaTGGTCCtgctggtggaggtggtggagaaggtggaggtggtggtggtggggatggtATTGGTGGTAGAGGCAGTGGGGATGGCGTTGGAGAATGTGGTGGGAATGGTGGTGTCGGCACTGCTGGGTGTTGTAGCCGCAGGCACCACCTGCCCCACACCTCGCCCCCGTggggctcctggtgctgccccctcagcccccttcCTCCCTCAGGCTCTCAACGAGCTGGCTCTGGACTCCCCCAGCCTCGTGGTCCTGCCCCTCGGTAGGTGCTGGCACCCCAAAACCCTGTCCCCTAAATCCCTGTCCCCCCAAAACTGTGTCCCCCCGACTGGGGCTGCTCAGTTCCTGGGAGCTGCCTCGGGGCACCCCTAGGGGCTTCCTGCACCGGCTGCAGCCACCAGTGTGTCCCTGGGCGGGTGTCCCCGTGGGTGTCCTTGTGGAATTGTCCCTGTGGGTGTCCCCATGGATGTCCCCATGGGTGTCCTTGTGGAATTGTCCCTGTGGGTGTTCCCATGGATGTCCCCATGGATGTCCCTATAGTGTCCCCATGGGTGTCCTTGTGGAATTGCCCGGTGGGTTCCCCACTGGTATCCCCATGGGTGTCCCCTTGGCTGTCCTCGTGGTCCCTCTGTGGGTGCCCCCGCCCTGTCCCCACGCTGTCCCCGCTCTGTCCCCCCGCAGACGTGACGGACGGGGGCAGTATCGGGGCGGCGGTGGGCCGGGTGCGGGAGGAGCTGCGCGGCGCCGGCCTCGGCCTCCTGATCAACAACGCGGGCGCGCGGCGCCGCAGCACGCTGGACACCGAGACGGCCGAGAACATGGCGCTGCTCTACGCCACCAACACCGTCGGGCCCCTGCAGGTCACGCAGGTAGGGCCTGGGGGGGGCCGCCCGACCCCAAAACCGTGGGGTCCAGGCCCAAGCTGACGGCcgtgcccccccctccccaggccttcctgcccctgctgcgGGAGGCGGCGGAGGCCGGGcgcgggcaggggctgagctgcagccgTGCGGCCGTGGTCAACGTCTCCAGCGCCATGGGCTCCATCGGGGTGGCGGCGGCCTGGGGGGACGCGCAGGACGTCTCCTACCGCTGCAGCAAGGTACGGCCccggggaggggtggggggtcACCCCCACGGGGTCCTCACCCAGCCACCCGGTGCCGCTGTCCCCGCAGGCGGCGCTGAACATGCTGACCAAGTGCCAGGCGCTGCAGTACGGCGACAGCGGGATCCTCTGCGTGGCCATCGACCCCGGCTGCGTGGAGCCAGCGCCGGGGCGCGAGGCGGTGAGGGATGGGGGCATAGAGCCCCCGCGGGCGTAGAGCCCCATGGGTACCATGCCCCGTGGACGTACTGCCCCGTGGGTATTGCACGCCGTAGGTATCGTGCCCCATAAACATGGTGCCCCATGGGTACTACGTCCGCAGCAAGGGGACAGTCCCGGGCTCTCCTTTTAACCACTCGTTATTTCCCCATTTCTCACATTATTTCCCCATTTCCtgtattattttcccatttcctgcGTTCCTTTCCCATCTCCGTCGGGGGCCGTGTGTCAGCAGAGGGCAGCCTGGCCCCGTGCTTGCGTGCCCCTCAAGCAGCCGTGGGGCCACGCCGTGGGGCATGGCCACCCCACGCTGGGGGCCTCCTGCGACAAAACAAGGCTGGCGAGGCCGGGGCCTCTCCCTGGCCTCGTGGAATTGTTTTATTGCGCACccaaaaatggattttttccaaaaaaaataagacgCCGAGCAGCAGGCCCCCCCTCTGGGCATGCGTGGAGGGGCTCAGCGCCGCTGTCCTTGTCCCCGCAGGGCCCGGTGACGATGGAGGAGAGCACCCAGGGTGTCCTGCGCGTCCTCGCCGGCCTCTCGGCCTCCAGCAACGGCACCTTCTGGGACTGGCGGGGGCAGAGGCTGCCGTGGTGAGGGGGCCCCGGGGCCGGAGATCAATAAATGGCCACGGCCACGCTGGGACGGTGCCATCAGGAGGCCCTGCGCCACCCGGCCCCATAGCTggaagggctgggagctggggagggagggctaTGGGGTGGGAGGTCTATGGGGAGGGAGGTCTATGGGGAGGGAGGTCTATGGGGAGGGAGGTCTATGGGGTGGGAGGTCTATGGGGAGGGAGGTCTATGGGGTGGGAGGTCTATGGGGCGTGACATCCATGGGGAGGGAGGTCCATAGGGAGGGATGTCCATTGGGCAGGAGGTCCATGGGGAGGTAGGGCCTTAGGGTAGGGTGTCTATGGGGAGGGACATCTATGGGGTGGGAGGTCAATGGGCTGGGAGGTCTATGGGGAGGGATGTCCATGGGGTGGGAGGTCCATGGGGAGGGAGTGTCATGGGGCAGGAGGTCTATGGGGAGGGGGGTCCATAGGGTAGGATGTCTGTGGGAAGGGGCATCTATGGTGTAGGATGTCTATGGGGAGGGACATCTATGGGGTGGGAGGTCCATGGGGTGGGATGTTTTGGGGGAGGGACATCCATGGGGGCGGGAGGTTGATGGGGCGGGATGTCCATGGGGCAGGAGGTCCGTAGGGAGGAATGTCTATGGGACGGGTTGTCCATGGGGTGGGCTGTccatggggtggggggggtgtcCATAGGGTGAGGAGGGATGTCTATGGGGCAGAAGATCCATGGGGCAGGATGCCCATGGAGTGGGATGTCCATAGGGGCAGGATGTCAAGGGGGGAGGGACGTCCATGGGGTGGATGTCTGTGGGGAGGGAGGTCCCTGGGGCGCGATGTCCATGGGGCAGCTCCGgtgccccca is part of the Oxyura jamaicensis isolate SHBP4307 breed ruddy duck unplaced genomic scaffold, BPBGC_Ojam_1.0 oxyUn_random_OJ72826, whole genome shotgun sequence genome and encodes:
- the LOC118159963 gene encoding C-factor-like, which encodes MALLYATNTVGPLQVTQAFLPLLREAAEAGRGQGLSCSRAAVVNVSSAMGSIGVAAAWGDAQDVSYRCSKAALNMLTKCQALQYGDSGILCVAIDPGCVEPAPGREAGPVTMEESTQGVLRVLAGLSASSNGTFWDWRGQRLPW